A single region of the Changchengzhania lutea genome encodes:
- a CDS encoding ISAs1 family transposase, protein MNKFKSIFSKINDPRSDINKLHNLEDILLIGIISVICAADSWKDMETYAKAKVDFLRSFLDLPNGTPSDDTFNRVFSSIDSEQFETCFIDWVSNLIDITAGEVIPIDGKTLRGAKSNGKKSPFHMVSAWASKNNMVLGQVKVSEKSNEITAIPKLLELITVKGCVVTIDAMGCQKAIAETIIKQEADYILAVKENQKQLHQDILDEFRFGKTIDSHTDEDLGHGRIETRKCSVINDFKFIEDQDKWTGLESIVKVESIREFKNSDKPTETATRYYISSVKTDAKALQKMIRLHWGIENKLHWVLDVAFSEDASRKRAGNAAQNFSILSKIALNLLRKDKQTKQGLKGKRLKAAYDNNYLIKILGIKV, encoded by the coding sequence ATGAACAAATTCAAGTCTATATTCAGTAAGATAAACGATCCTAGAAGCGATATAAACAAGCTTCATAACTTAGAAGACATCCTTCTTATTGGTATAATTAGTGTGATTTGTGCGGCAGATTCATGGAAAGATATGGAAACTTATGCCAAAGCAAAAGTAGATTTTTTGCGTTCATTTCTTGATTTGCCAAATGGTACGCCCTCTGATGACACCTTTAACCGAGTGTTCTCTTCCATTGATTCAGAACAATTTGAAACCTGTTTTATAGATTGGGTCTCTAATTTGATTGATATAACGGCTGGCGAGGTTATTCCCATTGATGGTAAAACCTTGAGAGGTGCTAAATCTAATGGTAAGAAATCCCCTTTTCACATGGTAAGTGCTTGGGCAAGCAAAAACAATATGGTTTTAGGACAGGTCAAGGTTTCTGAAAAATCCAATGAAATTACGGCCATACCAAAACTACTGGAACTAATTACTGTAAAAGGATGTGTAGTTACCATTGATGCCATGGGCTGTCAAAAGGCTATTGCAGAAACTATTATTAAACAAGAAGCAGATTACATCTTAGCTGTAAAAGAAAACCAAAAGCAATTGCATCAAGATATTCTAGACGAATTTCGCTTTGGCAAGACTATAGATAGCCATACCGATGAAGATCTGGGACACGGCAGGATAGAAACACGAAAATGTAGTGTTATCAATGACTTTAAATTTATTGAAGACCAAGATAAATGGACAGGGCTGGAAAGTATAGTAAAAGTAGAAAGTATTAGAGAATTTAAAAACTCCGACAAGCCAACAGAAACAGCTACAAGATATTATATATCAAGTGTGAAAACAGATGCAAAAGCACTACAGAAAATGATACGCTTACATTGGGGAATTGAAAACAAACTACATTGGGTACTCGATGTGGCTTTCTCTGAAGACGCCTCAAGAAAAAGAGCTGGTAATGCTGCCCAAAATTTCTCTATACTAAGCAAAATTGCACTAAACTTGCTAAGAAAAGATAAACAAACCAAGCAAGGACTAAAAGGAAAAAGGCTAAAAGCGGCTTACGATAACAACTATCTTATTAAGATCTTAGGAATAAAAGTGTGA